One part of the Spiribacter salinus M19-40 genome encodes these proteins:
- the relA gene encoding GTP diphosphokinase, with protein sequence MMQTTDRTDASRPADQGFEAWLHQLPRLPANAERDRLAHAWAFACASCGQQRRNTGDRFIDHAVRVATVLAELDLDVDSLIAGLVQELPACSDLGVEAIAEACGQEVASLVEGSLRMEKLGHLHGSGVSGDAGERAEALRKMLLAMARDIRVVFLILADRLDDMRVLRQVADADHARIARETLDLHAPLANRLGIWQIKWELEDLAFRYLDPSSYQRIARLLAEKRVDRERFIDAMKARLERSLDEAGIEANVSGRPKHLYSIWRKMQRKGLGFHELFDLRAFRILVDTVPQCYAALGVVHSLWQPIPGEFDDYIASPKENNYQSLHTAVVGTGGRAVEVQIRTRQMHDQAELGIAAHWRYKEGRGEDPDFDARVAWLRKLLEAPGDGDEDFLDRFKAEVFEDRVYVITPQGDVIDLPRGSTPLDFAYTVHSQVGHRCRGARVNGRIVPLTRALQNGDQVEILTARQGQPSRDWLNPALGYLTSPRARSKVRAWFRQQDHDKNVETGRHVLERELHRLGLEDVNLEALAGRSRFPRLPEFLAAIGRGDITGGQIAGLLRDRLLPADDDPEQLKRHSRRRKTAGRGEEDIQIYGVGNLLTRIARCCQPAPGDSVIGFITRGEGVTIHRRDCRNVQRLEETSPQRLIDVSWADETAQLYAIDITVEAYDRRGLIRDISSLLNNEGINVTAVNTQTDPTDEVARMVLSVEVGDVGQLSRVVDRIAGLRNVRDVHRGH encoded by the coding sequence ATGATGCAAACGACGGACAGGACAGACGCGTCACGGCCCGCGGATCAGGGCTTTGAGGCGTGGCTGCATCAGCTGCCGAGGCTGCCAGCAAACGCCGAGCGCGACCGGCTAGCCCACGCCTGGGCTTTTGCTTGCGCATCCTGCGGACAGCAGCGCCGGAACACGGGCGACCGGTTCATCGATCATGCCGTGCGTGTGGCGACTGTGCTGGCCGAACTGGATCTGGACGTTGACTCCTTAATCGCCGGGCTGGTGCAAGAGCTGCCTGCCTGTAGCGACCTGGGTGTCGAGGCAATCGCCGAGGCCTGCGGTCAGGAGGTCGCGAGTCTGGTTGAGGGCAGCCTGCGCATGGAAAAGCTCGGCCACCTCCATGGCAGCGGCGTTTCAGGCGACGCCGGTGAACGCGCCGAAGCCCTTCGCAAGATGCTGCTGGCCATGGCCCGCGATATTCGTGTGGTGTTCCTTATTCTGGCTGACCGTCTGGATGATATGCGGGTGCTGCGACAGGTTGCCGACGCCGATCATGCGCGCATAGCCCGGGAGACCCTCGATCTCCACGCGCCACTCGCCAATCGTCTGGGTATCTGGCAGATCAAATGGGAACTGGAGGACCTGGCTTTCCGCTACCTCGATCCGTCGTCCTACCAGCGCATTGCCCGCCTGCTGGCGGAGAAGCGGGTGGATCGAGAGCGGTTCATCGACGCCATGAAGGCCCGGCTGGAGCGCAGCCTGGACGAGGCAGGCATCGAGGCCAATGTCTCCGGTCGGCCCAAACACTTGTACAGCATCTGGCGGAAGATGCAGCGCAAGGGCCTGGGCTTCCACGAGCTTTTTGATCTGCGCGCCTTCCGGATCCTCGTGGACACCGTTCCGCAGTGCTATGCCGCCCTTGGGGTCGTGCACAGCTTGTGGCAGCCGATTCCTGGTGAATTTGACGATTATATCGCCAGCCCCAAGGAGAATAATTACCAGTCGCTCCACACCGCAGTGGTCGGCACGGGTGGCCGGGCGGTCGAGGTTCAGATTCGCACACGTCAGATGCATGACCAGGCGGAGCTTGGTATCGCCGCCCACTGGCGCTACAAGGAAGGGCGTGGCGAAGATCCAGACTTTGACGCCCGCGTCGCGTGGCTGCGCAAGTTGCTGGAAGCCCCGGGTGATGGGGATGAGGACTTTCTTGACCGCTTCAAGGCCGAGGTCTTCGAGGACCGCGTCTACGTCATTACACCGCAAGGCGATGTGATCGATTTGCCGCGGGGCAGTACGCCCCTTGATTTCGCTTATACCGTGCATAGTCAGGTGGGTCATCGCTGCCGGGGCGCCCGCGTGAACGGACGGATCGTGCCGCTCACTCGGGCCCTTCAAAACGGGGACCAGGTGGAAATCCTGACCGCCCGTCAGGGTCAGCCAAGCCGCGATTGGCTGAATCCGGCGCTGGGCTACCTCACCTCACCCCGGGCGCGCTCCAAAGTCAGGGCGTGGTTTCGGCAGCAGGATCACGACAAGAATGTCGAGACGGGCCGGCACGTGCTCGAGCGAGAGCTCCATCGGCTGGGTCTTGAGGACGTGAACCTGGAAGCGCTGGCTGGTCGCTCGCGATTCCCTCGGCTGCCAGAGTTTCTGGCGGCGATTGGCCGCGGCGACATCACCGGCGGGCAGATTGCCGGGCTCCTGCGTGATCGGCTGCTGCCCGCGGACGATGATCCGGAACAGCTGAAACGCCACAGCCGCCGGCGTAAAACCGCTGGCCGGGGCGAGGAAGATATCCAGATCTATGGTGTCGGGAATCTGCTGACCCGGATCGCGCGCTGCTGTCAGCCCGCGCCAGGCGACTCGGTGATCGGCTTTATCACGCGCGGCGAGGGCGTCACGATTCACCGCCGTGACTGCCGGAATGTCCAGCGTCTCGAAGAGACCAGTCCACAACGCCTGATCGATGTGAGCTGGGCCGACGAGACGGCCCAGCTGTATGCCATCGATATCACGGTGGAGGCCTATGACCGGCGCGGCCTGATTCGGGATATCTCTTCGCTGCTGAACAACGAAGGGATTAATGTGACCGCGGTGAACACGCAGACTGACCCGACTGATGAGGTCGCCCGCATGGTGTTGAGTGTGGAAGTGGGCGACGTCGGCCAGTTAAGTCGGGTGGTGGACCGCATCGCGGGCCTGCGCAATGTTCGCGACGTGCATCGTGGTCATTAA
- the lexA gene encoding transcriptional repressor LexA, with amino-acid sequence MQGLTPRQAEILEFIRQFLALTGYPPTRSEIASELGFRSANAAEQHLRALARKNVITLQPGASRGIRLCEVSDTPVEAETGLPVVGQVAAGSPLLAESHIDRYCQVSSGLFSPDADYLLKVRGMSMRDAGILDGDLLAVHRTTDVREGQIVVARIDNEVTVKRFSRAGHQVRLLPENADFEPIELDLRHDELTIEGVGVGVIRDGL; translated from the coding sequence ATGCAGGGCCTCACTCCCCGCCAAGCAGAGATCCTCGAATTCATTCGGCAGTTCCTGGCGCTCACCGGCTATCCGCCTACGCGCAGCGAAATTGCCAGCGAGCTGGGCTTTCGCTCCGCCAATGCCGCCGAGCAGCACCTGCGGGCCCTGGCCCGCAAGAACGTCATTACGCTTCAACCGGGGGCCTCCCGCGGGATTCGCCTTTGCGAAGTCAGCGATACCCCAGTGGAAGCCGAAACGGGGCTGCCCGTCGTCGGGCAGGTTGCAGCAGGCAGCCCCCTGCTCGCCGAGTCGCACATCGACCGCTACTGCCAGGTCAGCAGCGGTCTGTTCTCTCCCGATGCCGACTACCTGCTCAAGGTTCGGGGGATGAGTATGCGGGATGCCGGCATCCTTGACGGCGATCTGCTGGCTGTCCATCGGACCACCGATGTCCGGGAGGGGCAGATTGTCGTCGCTCGCATCGATAACGAAGTCACCGTCAAGCGCTTCTCCCGCGCCGGGCATCAGGTCCGACTCCTGCCGGAGAACGCTGATTTCGAGCCTATTGAACTGGATCTGCGCCATGACGAGCTCACCATCGAAGGGGTGGGCGTCGGCGTGATTCGCGATGGGCTCTGA
- a CDS encoding ExeM/NucH family extracellular endonuclease — protein sequence MFATCIVVINPQRWVLGLALILLSSAAVAGAGQCGDPGTTALDRIAGVDGAPLPEGREVIIEAPVSASFPGQSGLNGFFVESDMPRVGLFVYAPDVTPGAAPKPAERWRLQARTGRYRGRIQLERLEGLVHCGAEPVKPTAVPADTLDDPADFANRLIRIDGPLTVTDTYQLGRYGSMRLAQGGRAFARNTGIKGGTPFPVVLDDGSYRRDPRPVPYLDETGVRRAGDRLASVTGVVTHAFGEWRIHPVAPPAIRSANPRPVDAPRRPADSALRVVQFNLQNYFIDRGGRGPATAAGFQRQRTRLRATLRALDADLLVLHEIQNKPAAVDDLLDWLNEDQPPGQHYQATLSERSAAVIRTVMLFRPSRLTQRRAARHADEAHARDPIAAVFEDAQGEPLVVAGAHFKSRGGCPEHGDVDRGAGCWAERREAEADALARWLDDWVEADQLAEAPVLLLADLNAYAEEQPVQRLVEAGLVDQLAQRVPAPQRYGYVYRGRAGYLDHVLATDSMAARIQALTSWAVNADEPAYLAREGEGVWRASDHDPLIIDLK from the coding sequence ATGTTCGCGACGTGCATCGTGGTCATTAACCCGCAGCGATGGGTGCTTGGGCTCGCCCTGATCCTGCTGTCTTCAGCCGCAGTGGCAGGCGCGGGGCAATGCGGCGACCCGGGTACCACTGCCCTTGACCGAATCGCCGGCGTGGATGGCGCGCCACTCCCAGAGGGGCGTGAGGTGATCATCGAGGCGCCGGTTAGCGCCAGCTTTCCGGGGCAAAGCGGGTTAAACGGTTTTTTTGTGGAATCCGATATGCCCCGGGTGGGCTTGTTTGTGTATGCCCCGGACGTTACGCCGGGGGCTGCGCCAAAACCGGCTGAGCGCTGGCGCCTGCAAGCCCGGACCGGGCGTTACCGTGGTCGCATTCAGCTGGAGCGCCTGGAAGGACTTGTCCACTGTGGCGCGGAGCCAGTCAAACCGACAGCCGTGCCGGCCGATACGCTGGATGACCCGGCGGACTTTGCGAACCGCCTGATCCGGATCGACGGTCCGTTGACGGTTACGGACACCTATCAGCTCGGTCGCTACGGCAGTATGCGGCTGGCCCAAGGGGGGCGCGCCTTCGCCCGCAATACCGGCATCAAGGGCGGAACGCCGTTTCCGGTTGTGCTCGATGACGGCAGTTACCGACGGGACCCGCGGCCGGTGCCCTATCTCGATGAAACGGGCGTGCGACGCGCCGGGGATCGGCTGGCGTCCGTCACGGGGGTGGTCACACACGCATTTGGCGAATGGCGTATCCATCCGGTTGCGCCACCGGCGATCCGTTCCGCTAATCCACGCCCGGTTGATGCACCGCGCCGGCCTGCCGACAGTGCGTTGCGGGTGGTGCAATTCAACCTGCAGAACTACTTCATTGACCGGGGTGGGCGTGGACCCGCCACCGCAGCGGGCTTTCAGCGCCAGCGGACACGCTTGCGGGCGACCCTGCGGGCACTCGACGCAGACCTGCTCGTGCTCCATGAAATCCAGAACAAACCGGCGGCCGTTGATGACCTGCTGGACTGGCTGAATGAAGACCAGCCACCTGGACAACACTACCAAGCGACCCTGTCAGAGCGCAGCGCTGCGGTTATTCGTACCGTTATGTTGTTTCGCCCGTCGCGTCTGACGCAGAGGCGAGCGGCCCGCCACGCCGACGAGGCGCATGCCCGGGATCCGATCGCTGCGGTGTTTGAGGACGCACAGGGCGAGCCGCTGGTTGTCGCGGGGGCACATTTCAAATCACGAGGCGGCTGTCCTGAGCACGGCGATGTCGATCGGGGGGCGGGTTGCTGGGCCGAGCGGCGGGAGGCTGAGGCCGACGCACTGGCGCGTTGGCTGGACGACTGGGTCGAGGCGGATCAGCTGGCTGAGGCGCCAGTGCTGCTTCTGGCCGATCTCAACGCCTATGCCGAGGAGCAGCCGGTGCAGCGACTCGTGGAGGCGGGCTTGGTGGATCAGCTGGCGCAGCGGGTACCGGCACCCCAACGCTATGGCTATGTTTACCGCGGCCGCGCAGGCTATCTGGACCACGTGCTGGCGACAGATTCGATGGCTGCCCGAATTCAGGCGCTGACGTCGTGGGCGGTCAATGCCGACGAACCGGCTTACCTTGCACGTGAGGGCGAGGGCGTTTGGCGAGCCTCAGATCACGATCCGCTGATTATCGATTTGAAGTAA
- the imuA gene encoding translesion DNA synthesis-associated protein ImuA, with amino-acid sequence MNQAINQLLAQPGIWRASDRHPSSEPRTGTHVPSGFSGLDAVLPGGGFPTGALTELIHAHHGIGELQLVMPALARLSRGGRWIALIAPPFVPYAPAMAAQGIDLSRVLVVHPDNGTQALWSIEQALRTGTCAAVLAWPSTCDDRSLRRLQLAAEAGDSLGLLFRENAAAKVRSPAALRLVLDQSDRQRLGVSVLKCRGTPAGAIELDTWSTAAAGQQMPLAMTH; translated from the coding sequence ATGAATCAGGCGATTAATCAGCTGCTCGCACAGCCTGGCATCTGGCGCGCCAGCGACCGCCATCCTTCATCAGAGCCCCGCACTGGCACGCATGTACCCAGCGGGTTTTCGGGACTGGATGCGGTACTTCCTGGCGGCGGTTTTCCCACCGGCGCATTGACCGAACTCATCCATGCCCATCATGGCATTGGTGAGTTGCAGCTGGTCATGCCCGCGCTCGCGCGACTCTCCCGGGGCGGCCGGTGGATTGCACTGATCGCTCCACCTTTTGTGCCGTACGCGCCGGCCATGGCGGCACAGGGCATTGACCTGTCCCGAGTCCTGGTCGTACATCCCGATAATGGCACGCAGGCCCTTTGGTCTATAGAGCAGGCCCTGCGCACAGGAACCTGCGCAGCGGTGCTGGCCTGGCCCAGCACCTGTGATGACCGCAGCCTGCGGCGCCTGCAGCTTGCGGCCGAAGCAGGCGACAGTCTCGGCCTGCTGTTTCGTGAAAACGCTGCCGCCAAGGTGCGTTCACCCGCCGCACTCCGGCTTGTGCTTGATCAAAGCGACCGTCAGCGCCTGGGCGTCAGCGTACTCAAATGCCGCGGCACACCGGCTGGCGCCATCGAGCTCGACACCTGGTCCACGGCAGCGGCGGGTCAGCAAATGCCGCTAGCCATGACCCACTAA
- a CDS encoding DUF2721 domain-containing protein encodes MELTLGTPSLLFPAVSLLLLAYTNRFLALASLIRDLQAQYASTHRRNLLAQIDNLKRRVRLIQTMQATGAGSLLLCVGSMFLLFGGLPEAARWLFGASLVFMMLSLALSVREIWISVTALNIQLAEMESDQ; translated from the coding sequence ATGGAACTGACGCTGGGCACGCCCTCGCTTTTGTTCCCGGCGGTCTCCCTGCTTTTGCTGGCCTACACCAATCGGTTTCTGGCACTTGCCTCGTTGATCCGCGATCTACAGGCGCAGTATGCCAGCACCCACCGCCGCAACCTGCTCGCGCAGATTGACAATCTCAAGCGCCGGGTGCGACTGATTCAGACCATGCAGGCCACCGGCGCCGGCAGTCTCCTGCTATGTGTGGGCAGCATGTTTTTACTGTTTGGTGGCCTGCCTGAAGCCGCTCGCTGGCTATTCGGGGCGAGTCTCGTGTTCATGATGCTCTCGCTTGCGCTCTCCGTTCGGGAGATCTGGATCTCCGTGACAGCGCTCAATATTCAGCTTGCTGAAATGGAGTCTGACCAGTGA
- a CDS encoding GGDEF domain-containing protein — MNLPLGPVLPQEDPRQSLRVRRFLMAALVYLLAILLLALYVRQGLLALHEWRFAALVILLVNGALFALLRSGRNERFADPSLTGIQMIVVCLVMGMTMYLLDGGRGGMLLLFLVLLMFGVLRLNARQFTALGGFALFCYATAIAAVWQQRPEAFNPQVEFLHLAALSTLVPCGGFFASHVSSLRRALRERQIDLQRALEEVHDLRSLDPLTGISNRSATIAFLTQEMQRAERLDQPLSVIMIDLVRFKRVNREYGHPAGDEVLQGVAERLRRGVRDIDGLGRYGGEEFLVVLPDTPEDEANRVASQLQDAIQNGRFPGLPVQFSVQCAIGVGERVAGDDVWQLIERARGESEVGSG; from the coding sequence GTGAACCTCCCCCTCGGTCCTGTTCTGCCCCAGGAAGACCCGCGGCAGTCGCTGCGGGTGCGCCGTTTTCTCATGGCCGCTCTGGTCTATCTGCTCGCTATCTTGCTGCTGGCACTGTATGTCCGTCAGGGGCTGCTCGCACTGCATGAATGGCGGTTCGCCGCGCTGGTTATTCTGCTGGTCAATGGTGCGCTTTTTGCGCTGTTGCGCAGTGGCCGGAACGAGCGGTTTGCCGACCCAAGCCTCACGGGCATCCAGATGATCGTTGTCTGCCTGGTGATGGGCATGACGATGTATCTGCTGGATGGCGGACGGGGCGGCATGCTGCTGCTGTTTCTGGTGTTGTTGATGTTTGGCGTGCTGCGCCTGAACGCCCGGCAGTTCACCGCCCTGGGCGGTTTTGCCCTGTTCTGTTATGCCACGGCGATTGCGGCGGTCTGGCAGCAGCGCCCGGAGGCCTTTAATCCCCAGGTGGAGTTTCTGCATCTGGCGGCCCTCAGCACACTGGTGCCCTGTGGCGGCTTTTTTGCGAGTCATGTCAGCAGCCTGCGACGAGCGCTACGAGAGCGCCAGATTGATTTGCAGCGCGCGCTCGAGGAAGTCCATGACCTGCGCTCCCTCGATCCACTGACCGGGATCAGCAATCGCAGTGCCACCATCGCGTTTCTCACCCAGGAGATGCAGCGTGCTGAGCGGCTGGACCAGCCCCTATCGGTGATCATGATCGACCTCGTGCGCTTCAAGCGGGTCAATCGCGAATACGGTCATCCGGCGGGCGACGAGGTGTTGCAGGGCGTCGCCGAGCGTCTCCGTCGAGGCGTACGGGATATTGACGGGTTAGGGCGCTACGGAGGGGAAGAATTCCTGGTGGTCCTCCCCGATACCCCGGAAGACGAGGCCAATCGAGTGGCCAGCCAGCTTCAGGACGCCATTCAGAATGGCCGGTTTCCGGGGCTGCCGGTGCAGTTCAGCGTGCAGTGCGCGATCGGCGTCGGTGAGCGGGTCGCGGGTGACGATGTCTGGCAGCTTATCGAGCGCGCACGCGGCGAGAGCGAGGTGGGCAGTGGCTGA
- the ppx gene encoding exopolyphosphatase, producing MADHEESEVAAVDLGSNSFHMIVARPEPDGLRVVDRLRESVRLAAGLDADKNLDEAARERALACLERFGQRVRELPRGAVRAVGTNTLRQSRDARAFVAEAEAALGHPIQVVSGYEEARLIYLGVAHSIADDDDRRLVMDIGGGSTEFIIGEHFIPKEMESLHMGCVSATRQHFADGRITEKRLRRAEVAARRELEPIAARYRRLGWERAIGASGTIKAIERCLHANGWSDTGIDAAGLARLKTALIDAGHVDKLALSGVSDARAQVLPGGLAVLLGAFDQLGLERLEAADGALREGLLFDLLGRIRHQDVRTATVMATAARYHADSDQAQRVATTAEFLRGEVAQAWSLDAEFFGDMLVWAARTHEIGLDVSHSQYHKHGDYILRHGDLAGFSREEQQVLATLVRAHRRKFPKGVFKDLPADWQDAAARLAVLLRLAVILHRARSDEPLPVVDCQADGPTLELRFPNDWLDARPLLATDLQEEAELLASAGFQLRSA from the coding sequence GTGGCTGACCACGAGGAGAGTGAGGTCGCCGCGGTTGATCTTGGTTCGAACAGTTTTCACATGATCGTTGCCCGGCCTGAGCCTGATGGCTTGCGGGTGGTCGATCGTCTGCGTGAGTCGGTTCGGCTGGCCGCCGGACTGGATGCGGACAAAAACTTGGATGAGGCCGCGCGCGAGCGCGCCCTGGCCTGTCTGGAGCGCTTTGGCCAGCGCGTCCGCGAATTACCTCGAGGGGCGGTGCGAGCGGTTGGGACCAATACGCTCAGGCAGTCGCGAGATGCGCGCGCCTTCGTTGCCGAGGCGGAAGCGGCTTTGGGTCATCCCATTCAGGTTGTCTCTGGCTACGAAGAAGCGCGCCTGATCTATCTGGGCGTCGCCCACAGCATTGCGGATGACGATGACCGGCGTCTGGTGATGGACATTGGCGGTGGCAGTACCGAATTCATCATCGGCGAGCACTTTATCCCCAAGGAGATGGAGAGCCTTCATATGGGGTGCGTGAGTGCGACCCGGCAGCACTTTGCTGATGGGCGTATTACCGAAAAGCGGTTGCGGCGGGCAGAGGTTGCAGCCCGGCGTGAGCTTGAGCCGATTGCGGCGCGTTATCGTCGGTTGGGCTGGGAGCGCGCGATTGGGGCCTCCGGCACCATCAAGGCCATCGAGCGCTGCTTGCACGCCAATGGCTGGAGTGACACCGGCATTGATGCCGCTGGGCTGGCGCGACTGAAAACGGCGCTTATTGATGCGGGGCATGTCGACAAGCTGGCGCTATCCGGGGTAAGCGACGCGCGGGCGCAGGTGCTGCCGGGTGGGCTGGCCGTCTTGCTGGGTGCCTTTGATCAGCTCGGCCTCGAGCGCCTTGAAGCCGCCGATGGTGCCTTGCGAGAGGGGCTGCTCTTCGATTTGCTCGGGCGTATTCGTCATCAGGACGTTCGCACGGCAACGGTTATGGCCACCGCGGCCCGGTATCATGCCGATTCAGACCAGGCACAGCGCGTGGCTACAACGGCCGAGTTTCTTCGTGGGGAGGTGGCCCAGGCCTGGTCACTGGACGCGGAGTTTTTTGGCGACATGCTGGTCTGGGCGGCGAGAACCCACGAAATTGGCCTTGATGTCTCTCACAGCCAATATCACAAGCACGGCGATTACATTCTGCGACATGGCGATCTCGCCGGATTTTCGCGCGAAGAGCAGCAGGTCTTGGCAACGCTGGTTCGTGCGCATCGGCGAAAATTCCCCAAGGGCGTGTTCAAGGATCTGCCGGCTGACTGGCAGGATGCCGCGGCGCGGCTGGCCGTGTTGCTCAGGCTAGCCGTCATTCTGCATCGCGCGCGCAGCGATGAGCCTCTGCCCGTTGTGGACTGCCAAGCGGACGGCCCCACGCTTGAGCTGCGTTTCCCCAACGATTGGCTTGATGCGCGGCCCTTGCTCGCAACCGACCTTCAGGAAGAGGCCGAGTTACTCGCCAGCGCCGGCTTTCAGTTGCGCTCGGCGTAA
- a CDS encoding Y-family DNA polymerase, with translation MLWLCLHFRHLPMEALSGAEPADYPIVITEAGRIMRRNRLARQDGIHDGMSVAAARAMTIGLREWAHCPDRERRMLEQLATWAGQFTSRVSVLAPRSLLLEIGASLHYFGGLEPLRQRLHDALTTLGHQAAPGIAPTPTAAWLLARHGDTTPITDASALADRLASLPVTRLDLPARIQKALKGLGCQTIGDLRAMPRDGLRRRLGQALLETLQRAHGERADPRMDWKPPAQFRARIELPAETTDRQQLQPGFSHLVDALCGHLQRLDAGITRLHFRLHHNDRPATPLRVGIMTPSRDRERLMALLEQQLAQCQLTTGAQAISLKAGRLQPLTGQSQDLLGDATENNTAAAWQRLVEDLDNRLGQGRVRALSVREEHRPEHAWQYAEPGQGRGNGGQTPRPTWLLPQPAVLESHDGRPHYHGRLILEHGPERIESGWWDGQDVSRDYYLAASPTGERLWIFRERRGARGWYLHGLFA, from the coding sequence ATGCTCTGGTTATGTCTTCACTTTCGCCACCTACCAATGGAAGCGCTGAGTGGTGCCGAGCCAGCGGATTACCCCATCGTGATCACCGAGGCCGGCCGAATCATGAGGCGCAATCGTCTGGCTCGACAGGACGGCATTCACGATGGCATGTCAGTGGCAGCGGCTCGGGCAATGACCATCGGGTTGCGAGAGTGGGCGCATTGCCCGGATCGCGAGCGTCGCATGCTCGAGCAACTCGCTACCTGGGCCGGTCAATTCACCTCCCGCGTCAGTGTGCTCGCGCCGCGGTCGCTGCTGTTGGAAATCGGGGCCAGTCTTCATTATTTCGGTGGCCTCGAACCGCTTCGCCAGCGCCTTCATGATGCGCTCACTACCCTCGGCCACCAGGCTGCGCCGGGCATTGCGCCAACACCGACGGCGGCATGGCTGCTGGCCCGACATGGCGACACAACGCCCATCACCGACGCCTCCGCGCTTGCCGATCGGCTAGCCTCTCTGCCCGTTACCCGACTTGATCTGCCAGCGCGTATCCAGAAAGCGCTGAAAGGGTTGGGCTGCCAAACCATTGGGGATCTCCGGGCCATGCCACGGGATGGCCTTCGCCGCCGCCTGGGCCAGGCGCTACTCGAGACCCTGCAGCGGGCCCATGGCGAGCGCGCCGACCCACGCATGGACTGGAAGCCTCCAGCGCAGTTTCGAGCACGCATTGAACTGCCTGCCGAGACCACCGACAGGCAACAACTGCAACCTGGCTTCAGCCATCTGGTGGATGCGCTATGCGGGCACTTACAACGCCTGGATGCCGGCATCACGCGTCTGCACTTCCGACTCCACCACAACGATCGGCCCGCGACACCGCTGCGCGTGGGCATCATGACGCCGAGTCGTGACAGGGAACGCTTGATGGCACTGCTCGAACAGCAACTGGCGCAGTGCCAGCTCACAACCGGCGCACAAGCCATCAGCCTGAAGGCCGGTCGCCTGCAACCGCTCACTGGACAGAGCCAGGACCTGCTGGGAGATGCGACCGAAAACAACACCGCAGCGGCCTGGCAGCGACTGGTCGAAGACCTGGACAACCGCCTGGGACAAGGTCGGGTGCGGGCACTGTCAGTGCGTGAGGAACACCGACCAGAGCACGCATGGCAATACGCCGAACCGGGCCAGGGGCGTGGCAATGGCGGTCAGACACCGCGACCAACTTGGCTATTGCCCCAGCCAGCAGTCCTGGAAAGTCATGATGGCCGCCCTCACTATCATGGCCGCCTCATCCTCGAGCATGGACCTGAGCGCATCGAATCCGGGTGGTGGGATGGCCAGGACGTCAGCCGCGATTATTACCTGGCTGCCAGCCCGACCGGTGAGCGGCTATGGATTTTCCGCGAGCGTCGTGGCGCACGCGGCTGGTACCTGCATGGCCTTTTTGCCTGA